The proteins below come from a single Vitis vinifera cultivar Pinot Noir 40024 chromosome 9, ASM3070453v1 genomic window:
- the LOC104880330 gene encoding uncharacterized protein LOC104880330, which produces MTSGIEDAKLEDIKVKLFNCAMQSDWEEVVRLCELHPSAHRAIIPASGETILHMAVSAEKEEIVEQLVEQISPSELDVLKIGNEEGDTPLHLAASIGNVQMCNCITAKDPNLVGVRNREAETPLFMAALHGQKDAFLFLHGMCEISEHLYYTQRHDGRTILHCAISREYFDLAFLIIHLYGDLVDSVDENGLTPLHLLASKPTAFRSGTPLGWFERIIYHCVYVEDLKEEELQQQSPQTSKRKRILEGPENYQTCMYFGDMIKTSDQPVQPG; this is translated from the exons ATGACATCTGGAATTGAGGATGCAAAACTGGAAGATATTAAAGTGAAGTTGTTCAATTGCGCCATGCAAAGTGATTGGGAAGAAGTTGTAAGACTATGCGAGCTACACCCCAGTGCTCACAGGGCTATCATCCCTGCATCAGGGGAGACAATATTGCATATGGCAGTCTCAGCTGAGAAAGAAGAAATAGTTGAACAACTGGTTGAACAGATTAGTCCGTCCGAGCTTGATGTTTTGAAGATTGGAAATGAGGAGGGAGACACTCCTCTCCATTTGGCTGCGTCAATAGGAAATGTTCAAATGTGCAATTGTATCACTGCTAAGGATCCAAATTTGGTGGGTGTTCGCAACAGAGAAGCTGAAACACCGCTCTTCATGGCGGCCCTCCACGGACAGAAAGATGCTTTTCTTTTCCTACATGGAATGTGTGAGATCTCTGAACACCTCTATTACACTCAGAGGCATGATGGCAGAACTATCCTTCACTGTGCTATCTCTAGAGAATACTTCG ATTTGGCATTCCTAATAATTCATCTGTATGGAGATCTAGTTGACTCGGTTGACGAGAATGGACTTACCCCTCTCCATCTCCTGGCGAGTAAGCCCACTGCATTTAGAAGTGGTACTCCCCTCGGCTGGTTCGAAAGAATTATCTATCATT GTGTGTATGTTGAAGACCTCAAGGAAGAAGAGCTTCAACAACAAAGCCCACAGACTTCTAAGAGAAAAAGGATACTCGAGGGTCCTGAGAACTATCAAACATGCATGTACTTCGGGGACATGATTAAAACATCAG ACCAGCCGGTCCAACCAGGTTGA